CagtggtggggagggcagagtgtGGGCGGAGCACCTGAGCagtggtggggagggcagagcgTGGGCGGAGCACCTGAGCagtggtggggagggcagagcgTGGGCGGAGCACCTGAGCAGTGGTGGGGCAGAGTGTGGGCGGAGcacctgagcagtggtggtggggcAGAGTGTGGGCGGAGCACCTGAGCagtggtggggagggcagagtgtGGGCGGAGCACCTGAGCagtggtggggagggcagagcgTGGGCGGAGCACCTGAGCAGTCGTGGGGAGGGCAGAATGTGGGCGGAGCACCTGAGCagtggtggggagggcagagtgtGGGCGGAGcacctgagcagtggtggtggggagggcagagtgtGGGCGGAGCACCTGAGCagtggtggggagggcagagtgtGGGCGGAGcacctgagcagtggtggtggggagggcagagtgtGGGCGGAGCACCTGAGCagtggtggggagggcagagtgtGGGCGGAGCACCTGAGCagtggtggggagggcagagtgtGGGCGGAGCACCTGAGCagtggtggggagggcagagtgtGGGCGGAGCACCTGAGCAGTGGTGTGGAGGGCAGAGTGTGGGCGGAGCACCTGAGCAgtggtggggagggaagagcGTGGGGGGCACCTGAGCagtggtggggagggcagagtgtGGGCGGAGCACCTGAGCagtggtggggagggcagagcgTGGGGGGGCACCTGAGCagtggtggggagggcagagcgTGGGCGGAGCACCTGAGCAGTGGTGAGGAGGGCAGAGTGTGGGCGGAGCACCTGAGCaatggtggggagggcagagtgtGGGCGGAGCACCTGAGCagtggtggggagggcagagtgtGGGCGGAGCACCTGAGCagtggtggggagggcagagcgTGGGCGGGCACCTGAGCagtggtggggagggcagagtgtGGGCGGAGCACCTGAGCagtggtggggagggcagagtgtGGGCAGAGCACCTGAGCagtggtggggagggcagagcgTGGGCGGGcacctgagcagtggtggtggggcAGAGTGTGGGCGGAGCACCTGAGCagtggtggggagggcagagtgtGGGCGGGCACCTGAGCAGTGGTGGGAAGGGCAGAGCAGGGGGggcgctgggcagtggtggggagggcagagcagggggggcgctgggcagtggtggagaggGCACAGTAGATAGAGGGATCctgtagatagatgatagaagagaGAGGGGGCGGGAACGCTAGCTGTGTGGCTCCTTCAATGTCGGGCAGAGTCGAAACCAGGACTGAGCGCAATTCCTCGGTTCAGCCAAAAGATGGCGACATAGGGCTTGGGAAAGAGGTGAGTGCGCAGACGTTGTGAATGAATGGAGGTAGTTTAGTAAAGTTTCAGACAAGTTCTCGCTCCGGAGCTCTGTGTGGCCTGCATAGACCgggctgccctggaactggtCCTCCCGCCCCAGTCTCCCTACACTGGGGTGACAGCACCGCCACGCCGAGCTCTACAGTGTGAAAACACCGCAGGTTTTGTGTCAGACAGAACAGAACCTGAGGCCAAAAAAGCGGGGCGGGCTTGCACAAAGTGACCAGGGCCCACCCCTCTCTGCCCCGCCGGGCTCGGATAAGGGTCAGTGCGTCTGTCTGGTCTCTGCACCCACGGACTCAGTGCTCCACGGCTGACAGCGCATTGGCTCCAGGGAGGATGCAGGGTTGGCCCCGCGCAGGCGCAGCTCGGTAGGCACGAGCAGGGAGGAGCCTAAGGGTTTGGAGCAGCCAAGCTCTCAGTGCTTGAAACCGCAGACACTCTAGGTGCGCTCTGCAAGTGAGTCGTCCTCTCAGGTCCCGGGAACCCACGGCTGGACCTCTTGCTTCTTCTCCCCAGGTAGGCTGCAgtcttgaaactttttttttttaaaaaaagatttatttatttattttgcttacagcgttctgtctgcatgtctgcctgcaggccagaagagggcaccagatctcattacaaatggttgtgagccaccatgtggttgctgggaattgaactcaggacctctggaagaacaatcagtgctctacaatcagtactcttaacctctgagccatctctccagcccccgacttgagacctttttatttttcactttaagCCACATTGTGCCACGGGAGACACAAGCTGCTTTAGTGTACTGTCCGTCTGGAAGTTCGAGGCTGGACCCCACAGCCCAGGCCCGCACCTACTGTCAGAACTTTCCAAGAATTGTCACATCTCAGGACTGAGGGAGAAACCCGAGGCCATGAGGGATGGGCCGGGGAGGAAGAGGGACTAAAAGAAGCTTGTGCTGTTGGAGGACCGGGGGAGGACCTGGCACCCACCGACGCAGGATACAAATGTCTGTTGAATGAGCGCAGTGTCAGAAATCAGaggagttttttttgttgttgttgtttgttttttggttttttaagagttattttatgtatacacgTGTTCTATCAACTttatccagaagagggcatcagaccccactaTAGATGGTCGTGAGCAgccatgtgactgctgggaatcgaattcagacctttggaagagcatgtagccattgctccagccccagaggagtcttttttttttaaaaaatgcttatttattatgtatacaatattctgtctgtgtgtatgcctgcaggccagaagagggcaccagacctcattacagatggttgtgagccaccatgtggttgctgggaattgaactcaggacctttggaagagcatgcaatgctcttaacctctgagccatctctccagccccccagaggaGTCTTGAAGAGCGCACCGGGCTGCTCTGGCCCCGCCACCTGTGCTGCCTGCTCTAGGAAGGAGCTGCAAAGGCTGAATTCCTGCTGTAAGGCGAGGAGGTCGGGGCTTTGGGACCAGCAGGGCGGGTGCAGCCCTGGGAAGGCTTCAAGACCGTGAGCCTTTCTTTGACGTGTGGTCTAAAGCCCTTGCTTCTTtttaggaataataataataaaaaaattatgggctggagagatagctcagtggttaagagcattggcttctctttcagaggacccaggttcaattcccagcacccacatggcagctcacaactgtctgtagctccagttccagagggtctgacaccctcactcagacacacatgtaggcaaaaccaccaatgtacataaaataaaatcattttgtgtatggctgttttgcttAGTATGTCTCTGTACCTTGtgaaagacagaagagggcatggaatctgagacagctgtgagccaccgtgtaggtGCTAGGAGTCCAACTCCCGGTGGTCCGGGAGCAGAGTCACCTCCCCAGCTACCCACTCCTTTGTTCCTGTCAGCTGTTGGAGATGGCTGGAGAGGATCCAGGGTCCGGACAGCTCGTTTCTATGACAACAGCTTCCCTGAAGGTTTTCCTGAGGTAGAAGGACTTTGCAATAGACATCATGGTGACAGTGGCAGATGACCACATCCCTTGTGGTAAGGGATACCAGAAGGTAAACAGACAGTGATGGATGGACAGGGTCTGAGGACAAGGAGGGACAGGCCACAGTGACGGCCTTGGAGAGCCAGCTTCTGTTGGGGAAGTCACTCGGAGAAACTGAGCCTTTAGCTGAATGTTATAGATGCCTAGGTTCACAAGGAGGACAAATAGAGACCCAGCTTTTCGCAATGGCTGGGCCTCCACCCTCAAGGGCGTTCACTCCAGGGCCCTTGCCTGTTTTTGACAGGTTTGGAGGAAACATGCCCCTTCTGGGTCTTGGAGCAAATCTTCATGCCACCCTGGGGACAGAGCAGGCCTATGACCTGGTCAGTAAGAAGAAGGAAAGATGTGGCCTTGTCCGAGGTTCAGGGACCTCCCCGCTTTGCTCGGGTTGTCTTTCCAAGTATCCTTCTGGAGACCAGCTCCAGGCAGGCCTCACCTGGCACCCAGAACCCAGAGCTTGTGGGGTGGGACTTCTTAGCTAACTGCCTATGTTTGCGGAGCCTTGGTGTATAGAAATgaacagtgagccaggccccacTCTGAGATTGTGGGACATGGGGAGTAATCCGAAGTGGACTACAGCCCCTGGGTGACTCAGAGTTCACGGGGTGTGTGTCCTGCTCCCCTCCCATCTTAGATATCCAAGGGCTCCTCCTGATGTGTAAGTTCTGGGAGGTGGTGGGGTTGCAGTTCCTGACGGCTGACTAGGAAGGGAAGCTCTGTGTCCCAAGGAAGGGGAGCTAGGACTAGCGTGTCCCTTAGCGAATTTGGCCTGGAACTGCAGGGTAAGGTTCATGAGCAAACtggctttggctttttttttctttttctttttcagggtctcactaagtagccctggctgacctagaacttgttaTGTTATGGCgctatcaggctggcctcgagttcacagagatctgcatgcctctgtctACTGAGTGTGGGGactaagggtgtgcgccaccacgccctGCCAAGAGTAGCAACACTCTTGCTACCCACTTCCCACTGTGTCTACCTCCAGGGTGGGTCAGAGAGCGCATCCGCACATCCGCACATCCACCCGTCGGTagcagctctgctgtgctgaagCTGAGCACTGGGAGGTGAGGACCACCTCCCCTCCTCACCCCAAACCTGTCATGTCACCTCATCCTCAGCCCTCCGCTGTGTTAGGGTTCAGCACACTGTCAACTGTCCCTGAGCTGCCTGATGGCCTCTGCCCATGGTCAGAAGTGGTACCCTGGGATCAGAGGCCACACAGGATCACCCCAAGACTAACCAGCACAAAATGCTGAGGCCTTTGCTAACCACTGTTGTTGAAAACAATGGCCCCAAGTGGAGGAGCTGGGGTTACTTCACCTGAAGAGAGGTTTCCAAGGGAAGGAGGCCAGGACAGGATGACAGGACTTGGCACCTGGCCCCGGCTCCCCACTGGCCCTGTTTGCTGGACTGTAAACAGGGTGTGCAGACTTGGTGACAACTCTGAGGACAGGGTTTGGTTTGCTGCAGGATCACTCCCTGTCCCTTGCAGAGATAGCAAGAGCTGAGCAAGAAAAGGGGGGAGAGGGACAGGTCCCTTCAGGAGAAAAGCTAAGCCGGCAAAACTGTCCCCTACAGACTGCTGTTGCCAATCAGGGCCACCTCCCAGGCCAGGGCAAGGCCTGGGAGGAAGCCATGAGAGCCGGGGCGCTCTATGCATACATTGGGCACAGTGCTGAAATGGTCTGCATTGGACTGGAGACCGAGTTCATGATGGCTGTGGCAGAGACAGAGTTAAACTGGCCCGAGTGGAGTTTCCCAAAGTCTCACCCTCTGGGGCTTCTGCTCCCCCTACCCTAGCCACTAGTTGCCTGGACATCtggaaaaaaaacctcacagtCAGCCAGATAGTAGAAAAAAtacctttttattaattattaggAATAAATCATTCATTTAATGCAGGGTGTGTGCTGGGGAGCGCTAGTGCGTCCATGTGGATGAGGGGAACGTGCAAGAGGACAGTGGTCAGAGGGTAGCCCCACTGCCCAGACTATAAACAGCAACACCAATAGAGAGAATCACAAAACGTCCCCTCACGTCTCCTCCCATCTCGTCCTTCCAGAAGAGTCTAAATGTGGTCCCTAGAGGTGCCAGGGCATCTGGAAGTGCTGGGCTGGGAGTGGGGTGCAGTGCGTGGCTTCAAAGTTGTGCAGATGTTTCCGGGCCTGGAGAAAGGCAGAGTGGGTGATGTGAGCACCTTCCCGAGCCCATGCCTCAGCCCTGCATAAGCCCCCTCCACAGGACCTTTCCCTCACCCCACTCCTGAGCTCACCAGAAACAGCGCCAGCTGCCTCCGCCCATCCGCACTCATGTCCTCCCCTGCAGAGAAGAGGCCCTCAAATCTGCTGTCTGGGATCCAGGATCCGTCCCCCTCTTCACACCCCACCACGCGGGTCCTCCTTACCCACACTCCAGGGGAAGTCGGGTCCATGCTCTGCCTGGTAGGAGCGGAGCACCGACAGACACCagtcctcctccacctcccaccGACTGTAAACGGAAGCTgcccagggagaaagaagagtgtcCATCAACAAGCCTCCTCACCAGGCCCTGCCGCCCGGCCCGCCCACCTCAGGTGCCTCACCTTCCTCCAGCTGGGTCGAGGCCTCCAACCACTGCCTCACAGCTCGGAgcccctcctccaccatcactCGAGGGTACCTGGGGGGACAGGATGGGATGGAACCACTGCACTGCTCAGCCCTCACCCCACTTCTTCCCTGTGCTGCTGTCGGCCTAGCTGTGCACATCCCCAGCTCTCACCGGAACTGCAGGAGCTTCAGCAGGAGGTCATTGCCTCTATTGGACATGATGTCCTCAGGAACCCTGGGGGCAGCCAGAGATACCCTGGTTAGGGGGGTTGGGCAGGGAGAGTCTCCAGACCCGGGTACATGGTAGGCATAGGCGGAAGGAGCCCGGGCACTCACATGGTGTGTGTGCgcaaacctgtgtgtgtgtgcgcgcatgtatGTGGAGCCGGGGCACTCacgtggcatgtgtgtgtgtgcatgcgtgtgtggagCCGAGGCAAtcacgtggtgtgtgtgtgcgtgtgtgtggagcCAGGGCACTCACGTGGTGGTGATGATCTCATCCTTGGTTCTGCGGATCAGCAGCACAGGGCCCTGGAACCTTCGGAAcagagcagcaggaaggagagcTCAGAGAGAGCCAGGCCACcactggaggcaggagggtgcaGGCTCAGACTGGCCCTGGGGAAGCCCCCTGTGGAGCCAGGCTTCACCTGTCATTGCCAGATTGTGAGTGAGCAGACTCAGGGTCTCACAGGGCCTGGGGAAGGTGGCCAGCTAAGGCGATGGCCGCTCTCACCTACACAGCTGCTCCGAGTTGTTGAGGTTGAGGTGCTGCCTCACAGTCCTGGTCACCAGGACTCCTGGGGGGACACGGTGAGGGGGGCAGAGATGAAGACCTtgtccaccccccacccccccgtcCACTGGACAGGACCTAGTCGGAAGAGCCCAGAGCtggccacccctcccccagaacAAGCAGGGGAGCTGCACTCACTCCAGCTGTCGGGCATGACCTTCAGGGCCAAGGGCACCAAGTCATCAAAGGAGGCATCCAGGATAACAGCACTGATGTCTGGGTAGGACATGGCTGCCCACGTGGCTAGCAGAACAAGAAGGGGGTGGCTCAGAAGTGCAAGCAGGCACCTTTCCTTTAGGTCCCTCTTATCCACTTCAACCTCTTTCTCTGGAAGCCGCTTCCCCCTTTGGGAGCTACCAATGCCTGTGCCCACATCTCCTAGGCAGGGACAAGAATCTGTGTTGGGTGGGACGAGCAGGGGTGGCAGGTACCAGTGAAGCCTCCGATGGACCAGGCGTAGATGACAATATCCTGGGGCTGGAAGCCCAGGCGGTGGATGGCAAACTGAACTACCACATCCATGGCATTGGCCTCATTTTGTGGGAATGGTACCCCCTGCAGGAAGATGGCAGAAGCAGGGCGGGGTCAGCCTGAGGATAGCTCACCTAGTGTGGACCCTTCTCGCAGCCACCCTGTAACACAGAGACAATGGGACCCACTGTGCCCCTCTGCCTGTcggcgtccccagcacccaggtcacACGTGGAAGGCCCTGCAGAAACAGGCACCAGTTTCCTTCCTCCCATGGCTGAGCAGAGGAAGACACGCACAACCCTGGGAAAGGACGGGTTCCGGACAGGGTCTCACCGTGCTTCCAGCAAAACCGGGGTGATTCCAGCCCAGGACGGAGTAGCCAGCTGTAACACAGGGAGGAGGTGAGGCTGTGTGACCCTGTGGGGaagggcaggcaggcaagcatgaCGAAGCTACCGCAGTGCCAGGAAGGAACATGAACCAAGGGCCTACCTTCCAGGGGTGTGGAGACACAGCCCACCTCATAGAACCCCGCATTTCCTTCACAGCAGATcacctggggaggaagaggaggagggctgggaggGTGCTGGGGTGGGCAGTCTGTGCAGCAGAGCCTCAGGAGACCATCAGACCATCCAGGCTGAGCTCAGGCCACCAGGGAGGCCTCTAACAGGACGGGATGAGGGGGCTTGGGGACAGCTGGGGGTGGACCCAGAGCCCATGCCCTAGGGCCTATGATTCTCCGAAGTGAGCAGACAGCTTTTCTGCTCGCTGCGCCAAGCTGAAGCTCAGAGATAGTGACAGCCAGGAGAGCCCAAACCTTGGACTCCTGCAGTCTTTCCAGGCCAGGGCCACCTTAAGGACACAGAACACTGGGGCCTGGCCACCCAGGTCAGGTTCCAGCACTGCTCACGAGCTGCGAGGCTGGCAGCCACTCTGCAGACGAGTCCATCACCCACAGAGTGGACTCACACAGTCCCACCTCACAGGCAGTGAGCATGTGGCAAacgatttttgttttgtttttcaagataggtttctctgaaacagtcctggctgtcctggagctagctcttgcagaccaggctggcctcaaattcagagatccgcctgcctctgcctcccaagtgctaggattaaagacgtgtgccacctttctgttttcttgaggcagaatcttgctaggtagttcaggctggcctgaaactcaaagCCTGCCTGACCTCCTGGGCGCAGAATCCagcctgcaccaccacccatCTACTGTCTGTTGTTGCGGGGCCTCGGGGTCTTCTGTGTCCcggacaggccttgaactcagtatgtggcagatcctctgcctcctcagtgctgggtgaCAGGGTCGCCATGCCAGGCTTTGTGTGTGCTTCCTGCACACTGGGCTCCCTGTATCCCGAGCTCAGACAGTCCTTTCCTCTGTCCGTTTCTGGTGCTGGTGACTGAACTCGGGAGGGGGGAATTGCGCACACTACAGTTCTGCGTCCCTATGAGGCTCTAATCTGTgaacttttacttcttttttgagacacaggCTGGCTGCAACTCAGCGTGTAGCCAAGGATGAGACCttaaacttgtgtgtgtgcatgagcgctcatgtgcacactcgtgtgtgcgcacatgtgtgtgctcgaCAGCTCTGCCGTCACTCCGCCTGTGCTGTGTGCTCTACAGCTCTGCCGTCACTCCGCCTGTGCTGTGTGCTCGACAGCTCTGCCGTCACTCCGCCTGTGCTGTGTGCTCGACAGCTCTGCCGTCACTCCgcctgtgctgtgtgctctgctCTACAGCTCTGCCGTCACTCCGCCTGTGCTGTGTGCTCGACAGCTCTGCCGTCACTCCGCCTGTGCTGTTTGTGGCTGCATTGCACATGCTCTACACGCGCTCTGGcgatcagaactcaggtcctcgcgcTTGCACGGCAAACTTCAGCCACTGAACCATCAACAAAGCCCTGGCCTTGAGCCCCAGATCCCCTTGCCtccactcctgagtgctggggttgcagccaCGCACCCCCATTCTCAGCGTATGTGGGACTGAGCATGAAAGCTAAGCAAGTGCTAACTGAGAAACCCCAACTCCAtgtcctcctcctgctcctctcagAGCTACCTATGGAGAGGTCCTGGGGGGAGCTGGAAGACggcattattctttttttttttttttctgagacaagagttTGTGTttccctagctgccctggaattccctctgtagaccaggctggtcttgaactcagagatccacctgcctctgtcctctgagGCTGGGATAAAGtcatacaccaccaccgcccagtagtttttgttttgttttggatgacATTATTCCTAACCGAGGTTCCACAGCAAAGGCTCTGTGGCACTGGGGCCCTAGACTCTACTGCCCCCTACCACCCCCTTTtgctccctgccccttctcaCCAGCTTCTGTCCCTGGGGCTCAGCTGTCCCCCGCCGGTCCACAAACATGGTGTCAATCTCGTTACCATCGCAGGAGAGCAGTTTTGCCCGGCGCCCATTATACTGAGCAAGGGAGATGCAAAAAACAGGTCATGAGGGCGGGAGCGCATCCCTAGGGTGGCAGGGCGGGCAGCAGGTGGAGTCTCACCTCTTCCACCAGGCGGGCCTGGCCCTGCAGCAGCACAGGCATGAGTGCCTTCTGGAGCAGGTATACAGAGCCCGGGTACAGCATCCGGCGCCCCAGCGTGTGCGCCACCAGGTAGCTGTGGGGACACGGGTAGTGAGGCCAGGCCAGCACGGCCCAGGGACTGATCTCAGCACCTGCAGTCAAACTCCAGGGCATGCTAACCTTGCCCACTGTCAGCCCTCGATGAAACCGTGCAAGTCGGTGTTTCCCAACCTTTTCTATAAGATGTCCATTTTAGGGTTTCAGGAATGCAGACCATACATAGCTTagtggcagagggcttgcctagcacgtGTGAGC
The nucleotide sequence above comes from Microtus pennsylvanicus isolate mMicPen1 chromosome 7, mMicPen1.hap1, whole genome shotgun sequence. Encoded proteins:
- the Abhd16a gene encoding phosphatidylserine lipase ABHD16A; amino-acid sequence: MAKLLSCVLGPRLYKIYRERDTDRAASSVPETPTAVPAPSSSSWDTYYQPRALEKHADSVLALASVFWSISYYSSPFAFFYLYRKGYLSLSKVVPFSHYAGTLLLLLAGVACLRGIGRWTNPQYRQFITILEATHRNQSAENKRQLANYNFDFRSWPVDFHWEEPSSRKGSRGGHSRRGVALLRPEPLHRGTADTFLNRVKKLPCQITSYLVAHTLGRRMLYPGSVYLLQKALMPVLLQGQARLVEEYNGRRAKLLSCDGNEIDTMFVDRRGTAEPQGQKLVICCEGNAGFYEVGCVSTPLEAGYSVLGWNHPGFAGSTGVPFPQNEANAMDVVVQFAIHRLGFQPQDIVIYAWSIGGFTATWAAMSYPDISAVILDASFDDLVPLALKVMPDSWRVLVTRTVRQHLNLNNSEQLCRFQGPVLLIRRTKDEIITTTVPEDIMSNRGNDLLLKLLQFRYPRVMVEEGLRAVRQWLEASTQLEEASVYSRWEVEEDWCLSVLRSYQAEHGPDFPWSVGEDMSADGRRQLALFLARKHLHNFEATHCTPLPAQHFQMPWHL